A stretch of Chitinophagales bacterium DNA encodes these proteins:
- a CDS encoding oxidoreductase has translation MALGKWFSAEVTNIIDETENTKRFFFKVPELEVFNFKAGQFITFDLPIHEKKNRRWRSYSMASPPNGSNEFELVIVYVPQGSATNYLWSKVRIGSTIPFKGPAGNFILPDVIDTDLCFIATGTGIAPFRSMLYDEINHPRATRNINLIFGTRYLKDILYRQEIEAIHHQLPQFKFIPALSREYSPDYSGHKGYVHAVYEKLFSDKRPANYYLCGWRNMVDEAKVRIAAMGYNKKDIHVELYG, from the coding sequence ATGGCTTTGGGAAAATGGTTTTCAGCAGAAGTAACAAATATTATAGATGAGACAGAAAACACAAAAAGATTTTTCTTCAAAGTCCCGGAACTTGAAGTATTTAATTTTAAGGCAGGACAATTTATAACCTTTGATCTTCCCATCCATGAAAAGAAAAACCGGCGCTGGCGAAGTTATTCTATGGCATCGCCTCCAAATGGCAGTAATGAATTTGAGTTAGTTATTGTCTATGTTCCTCAGGGATCGGCGACAAACTATTTATGGAGCAAAGTCAGAATTGGATCAACTATTCCATTCAAAGGACCTGCAGGCAACTTTATATTACCTGATGTTATTGATACCGACCTTTGTTTTATTGCGACAGGAACTGGCATTGCTCCTTTTCGTTCTATGCTTTATGATGAAATCAATCACCCGCGGGCAACCCGGAATATCAACTTGATTTTCGGTACACGGTACTTAAAAGATATCCTGTACCGGCAGGAAATTGAGGCAATTCACCATCAGCTTCCGCAATTTAAATTTATACCTGCACTGTCCAGAGAATACTCACCGGATTATAGTGGACATAAAGGGTATGTTCATGCGGTGTACGAAAAACTCTTTTCAGATAAAAGGCCGGCTAATTACTATCTGTGCGGCTGGCGCAATATGGTTGATGAGGCGAAAGTCAGAATTGCTGCAATGGGTTATAATAAAAAAGATATCCACGTAGAATTATATGGATAG
- a CDS encoding NADH-quinone oxidoreductase subunit N yields MIQFLILMKSELLVTVILFILLFIKIWGDKMKSDTVISVINILLLINLLAGFFGITEGTLFGDMFRTNSLITFEKNILNLGVFLISLQAYHWLKAHQHAIEFYLLMLSTLLGMFFMISSNNLLMFYLGLELSTIPLAALSNFDLEKRRSSEAAMKFIMSSAFSSGLLLFGISMLYGISGTLNFTELSSQINGNPLQLFSFILLFAGFGFKISVVPFHLWTADVYEGSPVSVTSYLSVISKGAILFVLISVLLTVFHNLQEVSYNILFLLSILTMVIGNLFALRQHNMKRFLAFSSIAQIGFILIGISGQSIAGNTSVVFFVLVYIFSNLGAFGVVSVVSELTGRETLEDYKGFYNNNPLLSWVLAISLFSLAGIPPTAGFFGKFFLLLAGAAKGNYVLITIAALNMVISLYYYLRIVRTMFMDTNEKPIERIKAGWFPKISLAICITGIVLTGIMSDAYQYIYSLFQ; encoded by the coding sequence ATGATCCAGTTCCTGATATTGATGAAATCGGAATTGCTCGTAACAGTCATTCTTTTCATTCTCCTTTTTATAAAAATATGGGGTGATAAAATGAAGAGTGATACGGTTATCAGTGTCATCAACATTTTATTACTGATTAATCTCTTAGCCGGTTTCTTTGGAATTACCGAAGGCACTTTGTTCGGCGATATGTTTCGAACCAATTCACTGATCACCTTTGAAAAAAATATTTTAAACCTGGGGGTTTTCCTTATCTCCCTACAGGCTTATCACTGGCTGAAAGCCCACCAGCATGCCATTGAATTTTACCTCCTGATGCTATCAACTTTGCTTGGAATGTTTTTTATGATTTCAAGCAATAACCTGCTGATGTTTTACTTAGGTCTTGAATTATCAACCATCCCGCTTGCAGCCCTTTCAAACTTTGATCTCGAAAAGCGAAGGTCATCGGAAGCGGCCATGAAATTTATAATGTCATCCGCATTTTCATCGGGCTTATTGCTGTTTGGCATTTCTATGTTATATGGAATTTCAGGTACTTTAAACTTTACGGAATTATCATCTCAGATTAATGGAAATCCGTTGCAGCTCTTTTCATTCATTTTATTATTTGCGGGATTCGGCTTTAAAATTTCTGTGGTTCCCTTTCACTTATGGACAGCCGATGTATACGAAGGCTCTCCGGTATCAGTTACAAGTTATCTTTCAGTAATATCAAAAGGAGCAATTCTTTTTGTATTGATTTCTGTCCTGCTCACCGTTTTTCATAATCTTCAGGAAGTCTCCTATAACATTCTTTTTTTGCTTTCGATTCTTACTATGGTTATCGGAAACCTATTTGCCCTTCGGCAACATAATATGAAGCGGTTCCTGGCATTCTCGTCTATTGCACAAATTGGCTTTATCCTGATTGGTATTTCAGGGCAGTCAATTGCCGGAAATACATCCGTTGTTTTTTTCGTGCTGGTCTATATTTTTTCTAACCTGGGGGCTTTCGGGGTTGTGTCTGTTGTAAGCGAATTAACAGGCAGGGAAACCCTTGAGGATTACAAAGGATTTTATAACAACAATCCGCTTTTAAGCTGGGTTCTTGCCATTTCATTATTTTCACTTGCAGGTATTCCGCCGACAGCTGGTTTTTTCGGGAAATTTTTTTTACTTCTTGCAGGCGCAGCGAAAGGAAATTATGTGCTCATTACAATTGCCGCATTAAACATGGTAATTTCTTTGTATTACTACCTTCGCATCGTAAGAACGATGTTTATGGATACGAATGAGAAACCCATTGAAAGGATAAAAGCCGGATGGTTTCCAAAGATCTCGTTGGCAATTTGTATTACAGGAATAGTACTTACAGGAATAATGAGTGATGCTTACCAGTATATTTATTCGTTGTTTCAATAA
- a CDS encoding NADH-quinone oxidoreductase subunit M yields MNLSLLLLFPFLSVLGIIPCRGLYQIRWIAFTGALLQLLVSFKLLFQFWNERAAGNTSPMLFQSDYVWYSALNIHFHMGADGISVAMILLTAFVVLAGILISWKQQDKPKEFFLLLILLSISAYGFFISLDLFMLFFFLEISVIPKFLLIGIWGSGKKEYSAMKLALMLMAGSALVLVGLLGLYFNTSADNGIHTFDILQISKMNIPVNVQDIFSPFAFAGFGIFAALFPFHTWVPDGHSSAPTAASMFLAGISMKLGGYGCLRVATYLMPQAAIDYSWIIVLLATIAIIYGAFTTMMQKDLKYINAYSSVSHCGFVLLGIGMLTQTSITGAVMQMVSHGLMTALFFACIGMIYDRTHTREVARLGGILKMMPFISTVFVIAGLCSLGLPGLSGFIAEVTVFIGSWQRPDTWYRVATILACASIVVTAVYILRAVGSVVMGEIPSASFLTFKDATWNEKMAAGILICGIVAIGVAPFWLYGLITPGTEEIMKNIVQLVVK; encoded by the coding sequence ATGAATCTTTCACTCCTACTGCTATTTCCATTCTTAAGTGTTTTAGGAATTATTCCCTGCCGTGGATTATATCAGATCCGGTGGATCGCATTTACGGGAGCTCTACTACAACTTCTTGTATCCTTTAAGTTGTTATTTCAATTCTGGAATGAAAGGGCAGCAGGAAATACAAGCCCTATGCTTTTTCAGTCGGATTATGTTTGGTATTCGGCACTTAATATCCATTTTCATATGGGTGCCGATGGAATTTCGGTTGCCATGATCCTGCTCACCGCTTTTGTCGTGCTGGCAGGCATTTTAATTTCCTGGAAACAGCAAGACAAACCCAAAGAATTTTTTCTTCTGCTCATCCTGCTTTCAATAAGTGCCTACGGTTTTTTTATTTCTCTCGATCTGTTCATGCTGTTCTTCTTCCTTGAAATTTCCGTTATTCCAAAGTTTCTTCTGATTGGAATCTGGGGTAGTGGAAAAAAAGAATACAGTGCCATGAAGCTGGCTCTAATGCTGATGGCCGGATCGGCACTGGTACTTGTCGGTTTGCTTGGCCTATATTTTAATACCTCTGCAGATAATGGCATACATACCTTTGATATACTGCAAATTTCTAAAATGAACATCCCGGTAAATGTCCAGGATATTTTTTCCCCATTTGCTTTTGCCGGATTTGGAATTTTTGCTGCATTGTTTCCCTTTCACACCTGGGTGCCTGACGGACATTCTTCCGCACCAACTGCAGCTTCTATGTTTTTAGCAGGTATCTCAATGAAGCTCGGTGGCTACGGATGCCTGCGGGTCGCTACCTACCTGATGCCCCAGGCTGCTATAGACTACTCCTGGATTATTGTGCTGCTTGCAACTATTGCAATCATTTACGGAGCCTTTACCACCATGATGCAAAAAGACCTGAAATACATTAATGCATATTCATCGGTGAGCCACTGCGGTTTTGTTTTGTTGGGAATCGGGATGCTGACCCAGACCTCCATCACCGGCGCCGTAATGCAAATGGTTTCCCATGGATTAATGACAGCGCTCTTCTTCGCTTGTATAGGAATGATTTACGACAGAACACATACCCGCGAAGTTGCCAGGCTCGGCGGCATCCTGAAAATGATGCCCTTTATTTCTACGGTTTTTGTAATTGCAGGGTTGTGTTCATTAGGCCTTCCGGGATTAAGCGGATTTATTGCAGAGGTAACCGTTTTTATAGGCTCCTGGCAGCGCCCCGATACGTGGTACCGCGTGGCAACAATTCTTGCCTGTGCCTCCATAGTAGTAACTGCAGTATATATATTGCGCGCCGTAGGTTCGGTAGTAATGGGTGAAATACCCTCAGCATCATTTTTAACCTTTAAGGATGCAACATGGAATGAAAAGATGGCTGCAGGAATATTGATCTGTGGTATTGTGGCAATTGGCGTTGCTCCATTTTGGCTGTATGGTTTAATAACTCCGGGAACCGAAGAGATTATGAAAAATATTGTTCAGTTAGTAGTGAAATGA
- the nuoL gene encoding NADH-quinone oxidoreductase subunit L: MSHYSYATLIPLLPLAGFILLGLFGRKYFSKSSGVIATFLLLISALLSLYIAYQYFFVAEKVKETYETIVPLKYTWLQFTSAALQKPGSPNDLSIDMGILLDPISVMMMVVITFISLMVHIYSLGYMKKEERFSTYYAFLSLFTFSMLGLVISSNIFQIYIFWELVGISSYLLIGFYYDRPAAVAASKKAFIVTRFADLGFLIGILILSFYSGSLDFQTIIQRLTTPSPQLSNIITVSFLGFSALSWGLVLIFIGGAGKSAMFPLHIWLPDAMEGPTPVSALIHAATMVVAGVFLVARMFPVFVISDPAALEVVAFTGIFSAFLAAIIACTQTDIKRVLAFSTMSQIGFMMFALGVSGYSGGHGAGYTASMFHLFTHAFFKSSLFLCAGIVIHAVHSNQVKDMGGLRKSMPVTHAAFLIACLAISGIPPFAGFFSKEEILYAAYQSNRLIYTIGLITSGITAFYMFRLYFSIFWNKEANTHSELISESLSNNSSENRHSSEGTFSMKLPLVILSVCTLLAGFVPFSGFVSSDGQLFHSVVPFSFSVAPVLLSVTGIFIAYLLYRKENGRPQKIANSLGNIYQAIYHKFYIDEAYLFITKKILFNLIGKSSAWTDRNVVDRTMNSIATGTGKFSLAIRKLQSGNVQEYALYFFGGIAVMIVIFVYWWK; this comes from the coding sequence ATGAGCCATTATAGCTACGCCACCTTAATTCCACTTTTGCCGCTTGCAGGTTTTATATTACTTGGCTTATTCGGAAGAAAGTATTTCAGCAAGAGCTCTGGGGTTATAGCAACTTTCCTATTGTTGATATCCGCACTGTTATCGCTATATATTGCTTACCAATATTTTTTTGTGGCTGAAAAGGTGAAGGAAACTTATGAAACTATAGTTCCATTAAAGTACACCTGGCTGCAATTTACGAGTGCTGCGCTGCAAAAACCAGGAAGTCCAAATGATCTTTCCATTGATATGGGAATTCTCCTCGACCCCATCTCTGTAATGATGATGGTAGTGATCACCTTTATTTCCCTGATGGTACATATTTACAGTTTGGGTTACATGAAAAAGGAAGAACGCTTTTCAACTTATTATGCTTTCCTGTCGCTCTTTACTTTTTCAATGCTCGGATTGGTTATCTCATCAAATATTTTTCAGATTTATATTTTTTGGGAGCTCGTGGGTATTTCTTCTTATTTGCTCATTGGGTTTTATTACGACCGGCCTGCTGCTGTTGCAGCATCCAAAAAAGCATTTATCGTCACTCGCTTTGCAGATTTGGGATTTCTGATTGGTATTCTAATACTTTCATTTTATTCCGGAAGCCTGGATTTTCAAACCATAATTCAACGGCTCACAACACCTTCTCCACAATTATCGAATATAATCACGGTTTCGTTTCTGGGTTTTTCGGCTTTATCGTGGGGATTAGTTTTGATATTCATTGGTGGCGCAGGAAAGTCCGCCATGTTTCCACTCCATATCTGGTTGCCCGATGCGATGGAAGGTCCTACTCCGGTTTCTGCATTAATTCATGCTGCGACTATGGTGGTTGCTGGTGTTTTCCTGGTGGCAAGGATGTTTCCTGTCTTTGTTATTTCTGATCCGGCGGCGCTCGAAGTAGTTGCGTTTACAGGGATCTTTTCAGCCTTTTTAGCTGCTATCATTGCCTGTACACAAACGGATATTAAAAGAGTGCTTGCTTTTTCTACCATGTCTCAGATCGGGTTTATGATGTTTGCGCTCGGTGTTTCCGGCTACAGTGGTGGACATGGTGCCGGTTATACGGCTTCTATGTTTCATCTTTTCACACATGCATTTTTCAAATCATCTCTCTTTCTATGCGCCGGTATAGTTATTCATGCTGTGCATAGCAACCAGGTGAAAGACATGGGTGGGTTAAGAAAATCAATGCCGGTTACTCACGCCGCCTTTCTAATAGCATGTCTTGCGATTTCAGGTATTCCTCCGTTTGCAGGTTTCTTTAGCAAAGAAGAAATTTTATATGCTGCGTATCAATCCAATAGATTAATATACACTATCGGGTTGATTACCTCAGGTATTACTGCTTTCTATATGTTTCGGTTGTACTTTTCAATTTTCTGGAATAAGGAAGCTAATACTCATTCGGAATTAATCTCCGAATCACTTTCAAATAATTCATCTGAAAACAGGCATTCAAGCGAGGGAACTTTCAGCATGAAGCTTCCGCTTGTGATTCTTTCGGTATGCACGTTGCTGGCGGGCTTCGTTCCTTTTTCGGGTTTTGTTTCTTCGGATGGACAATTGTTTCACAGTGTGGTTCCATTCAGCTTTTCTGTTGCGCCGGTTTTGCTATCAGTAACGGGTATTTTTATTGCTTACTTATTGTATAGAAAAGAAAATGGTCGTCCTCAAAAAATTGCAAATTCATTAGGAAACATTTATCAGGCTATTTACCATAAATTTTATATTGATGAAGCTTATCTTTTTATTACAAAAAAAATTCTCTTCAACTTAATTGGGAAGTCTTCAGCCTGGACGGATCGCAATGTTGTTGATAGAACCATGAATAGTATAGCAACAGGCACCGGAAAGTTTTCTTTAGCCATCAGGAAATTGCAATCAGGCAATGTGCAGGAATATGCCCTCTATTTCTTTGGTGGAATTGCAGTAATGATTGTGATTTTTGTCTATTGGTGGAAATAG
- the nuoK gene encoding NADH-quinone oxidoreductase subunit NuoK, whose translation MKEIGLNQILFVSTALFFIGAYGLFTRRNMITMLMAIELILNSVNINFIAFNKYMYPERLDGIFFTIFIITIAASEAAVAIAIIINLYRSHKSIDVESATEMKF comes from the coding sequence ATGAAAGAAATTGGCCTGAACCAAATATTATTTGTAAGCACTGCCTTATTTTTTATCGGGGCATACGGATTATTTACGAGGCGAAACATGATTACCATGCTGATGGCAATTGAGCTGATCCTTAACAGTGTAAATATTAATTTCATTGCTTTTAATAAATACATGTATCCTGAGAGGCTCGACGGAATTTTCTTTACCATTTTTATAATCACCATCGCAGCGTCAGAAGCAGCAGTTGCAATTGCAATTATTATTAACCTGTACCGAAGCCATAAATCCATTGATGTGGAAAGCGCAACAGAAATGAAATTTTAA
- a CDS encoding NADH-quinone oxidoreductase subunit J — MTANQIVFYILSAFLLGTAILSVTARKIFRSAIWLLFSLMGIAGLFFWMEVEFIAAIQIVVYVGGIVVLIIFSIFLTEQSGREMPKPPFIRTFVAILSVSFGFFLTYILIYQYGFQPSEKKFEWSVMKIGNQMTSTGEGGFALPFEVVSILLLAAMIGCIVIAMRARPNQAASSKFADLNPGLNSGITETVSEKSNFQ, encoded by the coding sequence GTGACAGCTAATCAAATTGTTTTTTATATCCTTAGTGCTTTTCTTTTAGGAACAGCAATACTTTCTGTAACGGCAAGAAAAATTTTTCGCTCAGCAATCTGGCTTTTATTTTCACTCATGGGTATAGCGGGGTTGTTTTTTTGGATGGAAGTAGAATTTATTGCTGCAATTCAAATAGTGGTCTATGTGGGTGGTATTGTAGTGCTGATTATATTTTCCATTTTCCTCACGGAGCAATCCGGAAGAGAGATGCCAAAACCTCCTTTCATCCGCACTTTTGTTGCTATACTGTCCGTGAGCTTCGGTTTTTTCCTGACTTATATTTTAATTTATCAATATGGCTTTCAACCATCTGAAAAAAAGTTTGAATGGAGTGTCATGAAAATAGGAAATCAGATGACATCAACGGGTGAGGGTGGTTTTGCACTTCCTTTTGAAGTAGTAAGCATCCTTTTATTGGCTGCCATGATCGGATGTATTGTTATTGCAATGCGGGCCAGACCGAATCAGGCTGCAAGCTCAAAGTTTGCTGATTTAAACCCAGGTTTAAATTCAGGCATTACAGAAACGGTTTCTGAAAAATCCAATTTCCAATAA
- a CDS encoding 4Fe-4S binding protein — translation MYLVNYFKEIYGAVKSLLTGMRRTGYYFTHHKEIITQQYPDNRATLIFPERFRGEVIMPHDENNEHACTGCTACELACPNGTIKIITKSDITPEGKKKKAIDTFVYHLELCTMCNLCIEACPTDAIKMAQTFEHSVYDRSRLTKVLNLPGSKLRPGIE, via the coding sequence ATGTATTTAGTAAATTACTTTAAAGAAATATATGGTGCCGTAAAGTCATTACTCACGGGCATGCGCCGCACGGGTTATTACTTTACTCATCACAAGGAAATTATAACGCAGCAATACCCAGACAACAGGGCGACGCTGATATTTCCTGAACGTTTCAGGGGAGAAGTGATCATGCCTCATGATGAAAATAATGAGCATGCCTGTACCGGCTGTACGGCTTGTGAGCTTGCCTGCCCGAACGGAACTATTAAGATTATAACCAAGTCTGATATAACACCGGAAGGCAAAAAGAAAAAAGCGATAGACACCTTTGTGTATCACCTGGAATTATGTACCATGTGTAACCTGTGTATAGAAGCCTGCCCAACCGATGCAATTAAAATGGCCCAGACTTTTGAGCACAGTGTGTATGACCGAAGCAGGCTGACAAAAGTTTTGAACCTGCCGGGGTCAAAGCTCAGGCCGGGGATTGAGTAA
- a CDS encoding acetyl-CoA carboxylase biotin carboxyl carrier protein subunit has protein sequence MYKVSVSEDSPREITFTDNRILIDGKENSWDIIAIDNRRFHILKDNQSFTTEIIKADYEKKVFEIKVNGNHYTVAVKDRFDELLQKLGMENSASPKINVIRAPMPGLVLRIMVEAGQELKPGESILLLEAMKMENVIKSPGEGKIKAIKIKESDAVEKNQVLIELE, from the coding sequence ATGTATAAGGTTTCAGTTAGCGAGGATTCTCCACGTGAAATTACCTTTACAGATAATAGAATACTGATAGATGGCAAGGAAAATTCCTGGGATATTATTGCTATCGATAACAGGCGATTTCATATTTTAAAAGATAACCAGTCTTTCACTACAGAGATTATAAAAGCTGACTATGAAAAAAAAGTTTTCGAGATTAAAGTCAATGGCAACCATTATACCGTAGCAGTAAAAGACCGATTTGATGAATTGCTTCAGAAACTGGGGATGGAAAATTCTGCTTCTCCAAAAATTAATGTTATAAGGGCACCTATGCCGGGATTAGTGCTCAGGATTATGGTTGAAGCAGGTCAGGAACTTAAGCCAGGTGAGTCCATCCTTCTCCTCGAGGCCATGAAGATGGAGAACGTGATCAAATCACCTGGAGAGGGAAAAATAAAAGCGATTAAAATAAAAGAGAGTGATGCTGTAGAGAAAAACCAGGTTTTAATTGAGCTGGAATAA
- a CDS encoding M1 family peptidase, with translation MNQRLCAGIFLLSLTIIVGCSTQRNIVTTGKNNDYQSKKSDSEYIEIPEDSIIITSPDYRGSATIVNDLVHTKLDVKFDWQKTYLYGKAWIILKPHFYATDSLTLDAKGFDIHKIELVKAGGNIPLQFSYDSMQIKIQLAKKYISGEQYTIYIDYTARPNELKVKGSAAINDARGLYFINADDKDPDKPRELWTQGESESNSAWFPTIDKPNMKMTTEVTMTVENGFVTLSNGLMTSSKDNGNGTHTDTWKLDLPYAPYLVMIAAGPFAIVKDHWKNMEVNYYVDKPFERYAREIFGNTPEMIEYFSNLLGVVYPWPKYSQIVAHDFVAGAEENVTATVHMEGLQQTPRERLDGDYEDYICHELFHQWFGDLVTCESWSNITLNESFADYAEYLWFEHKFGREEADLHRYESMQKYMHQALQNDDPLVRYFYDDKEDVFDRISYDKGGLILNMLRNYTGDEAFFKSLQVYLNDNRFQAAEVANLRLAFEKVTGKDLNWFFNQWYFSGGHPKLTISYQYDSISHQEEVTVEQTQNLKEGNPVFKLPVAIDVYENGKVTRHQAMFDQQKQTIFLPCDHEPELVNFDADKILVCEKIDKKSDSAFAMQMIKGPLFMDRLEALQHFSSDTLSPLYSEVIQHALNDKSWDIRTTAVERVKMKYMTSSTKNKLLEMAASDPKSLVRAAALEQMMLWNDNTTLPYFEKAISDSSYEVIGVALEALSKMDLDKALQFASTVENENEDAIQAAVANLYAMEGGSEKNNYFISAISNRTGFQKYAMLAQYGQFLGRMTQQPAVLDSGLNVLYAVATSASGAWWNRYAAVTSIGNIKTAMQEQASAWQIQLDKLTAGSQDYSNLKLRQEQLSSTISLVDVKLAAIKSAEKEERLRKIWGVN, from the coding sequence ATGAATCAAAGACTATGTGCAGGTATATTTTTGTTATCGCTAACAATTATTGTTGGTTGTTCCACTCAAAGAAATATTGTTACCACAGGTAAAAATAATGATTACCAGTCTAAAAAATCAGATTCTGAGTATATAGAGATTCCTGAAGATTCCATTATAATAACTTCTCCTGATTACCGGGGTTCTGCAACTATAGTTAATGATCTTGTTCACACTAAGCTTGATGTAAAATTTGATTGGCAGAAAACCTATTTATATGGTAAAGCGTGGATCATCTTAAAACCCCATTTTTATGCTACTGATTCGCTTACCCTGGATGCGAAAGGGTTCGATATTCATAAAATTGAACTGGTAAAAGCCGGTGGTAATATTCCTCTTCAATTTTCGTACGATTCCATGCAGATAAAAATTCAGCTTGCTAAAAAATATATCTCCGGCGAACAGTACACCATTTATATTGATTACACTGCCAGACCAAATGAGTTAAAAGTAAAAGGTTCTGCGGCTATCAATGATGCAAGGGGTCTTTATTTCATAAATGCTGATGACAAAGATCCGGATAAGCCAAGGGAGCTCTGGACGCAGGGGGAATCGGAATCTAATTCCGCATGGTTCCCGACCATTGATAAACCCAATATGAAAATGACCACTGAAGTCACCATGACTGTAGAAAATGGTTTTGTAACACTTTCTAATGGGCTTATGACCTCTTCAAAAGATAATGGGAATGGCACTCATACCGATACCTGGAAACTTGATTTGCCTTATGCTCCTTATCTCGTAATGATTGCTGCAGGGCCATTCGCTATCGTAAAGGACCACTGGAAAAATATGGAAGTAAATTATTATGTAGATAAGCCTTTTGAGCGCTATGCAAGAGAAATTTTTGGCAATACACCGGAGATGATTGAATATTTTTCAAATCTTTTAGGTGTGGTTTATCCCTGGCCAAAGTATTCACAAATCGTAGCTCATGATTTTGTAGCCGGTGCGGAAGAAAACGTTACCGCTACAGTTCATATGGAAGGCTTACAGCAGACACCGAGAGAAAGACTTGATGGTGACTATGAAGATTACATCTGCCATGAACTGTTTCATCAGTGGTTTGGTGATCTGGTAACCTGTGAATCGTGGTCCAACATTACTCTTAACGAATCTTTCGCAGACTATGCTGAATATTTGTGGTTCGAACATAAATTTGGAAGAGAGGAAGCGGATTTGCATCGCTATGAAAGCATGCAGAAATACATGCACCAGGCACTGCAGAATGACGATCCCTTAGTGCGTTATTTTTATGATGACAAAGAGGACGTGTTCGACCGCATCAGCTACGATAAGGGGGGACTCATACTAAACATGCTGCGCAATTATACCGGGGATGAAGCATTTTTTAAATCCCTGCAAGTGTACTTGAACGATAACCGCTTCCAGGCGGCCGAAGTTGCCAATCTTCGATTAGCGTTTGAGAAAGTAACCGGAAAGGATTTAAACTGGTTTTTTAACCAATGGTATTTTTCCGGAGGTCATCCGAAGCTTACTATATCTTATCAATACGATTCAATTTCTCATCAGGAAGAAGTGACGGTAGAACAAACACAAAATTTAAAAGAGGGCAACCCTGTTTTTAAGCTTCCGGTAGCTATAGATGTTTATGAAAATGGAAAAGTAACAAGGCACCAGGCAATGTTTGATCAGCAGAAGCAAACCATTTTTTTGCCGTGCGATCATGAACCGGAACTGGTAAATTTTGATGCTGATAAAATTCTGGTCTGTGAAAAAATCGATAAAAAGAGTGATTCCGCTTTTGCAATGCAGATGATAAAAGGTCCGCTTTTTATGGACCGCCTGGAAGCTTTACAACATTTTAGCAGCGATACATTAAGCCCGTTATATTCAGAGGTGATACAGCACGCGCTGAATGATAAATCCTGGGATATAAGAACAACTGCTGTTGAAAGAGTGAAGATGAAATACATGACATCTTCAACAAAGAATAAGTTACTGGAAATGGCGGCATCGGATCCAAAATCGTTGGTACGCGCTGCTGCTCTGGAGCAGATGATGTTATGGAATGATAATACTACTCTACCCTATTTTGAAAAAGCAATCAGTGATAGTTCTTATGAAGTAATTGGAGTGGCATTGGAAGCACTATCAAAAATGGATTTAGATAAAGCATTGCAATTCGCAAGTACTGTAGAGAATGAAAATGAAGATGCCATTCAGGCGGCGGTAGCCAACTTATATGCGATGGAAGGCGGCAGTGAAAAAAATAATTATTTTATTTCTGCAATAAGCAACCGCACGGGTTTTCAAAAGTATGCAATGCTGGCGCAATACGGCCAGTTTCTTGGCAGGATGACACAGCAGCCTGCAGTTTTGGACAGTGGATTAAATGTATTGTATGCTGTAGCAACTTCTGCAAGTGGTGCATGGTGGAACAGATATGCTGCTGTGACTTCAATAGGTAACATCAAAACGGCCATGCAGGAGCAGGCATCAGCCTGGCAAATTCAGCTCGATAAACTGACTGCAGGTTCTCAAGATTATAGCAATTTAAAATTGAGGCAGGAGCAATTATCCTCCACCATCTCTTTAGTCGATGTAAAATTGGCAGCAATTAAATCTGCAGAAAAGGAAGAACGGTTGCGTAAAATCTGGGGAGTAAATTAA
- a CDS encoding gamma carbonic anhydrase family protein, which translates to MPIIKTIRGITPQFGKNCFLADNATVTGDVVMGNDCSVWFNAVLRGDVHYIRIGNQVNIQDGAIIHCTYQKAFTEIGNYVSIGHAAIVHGCIIEDNVVIGMGAIVMDHAVIEKNSLIAAGSVVLENSRVESGSIYAGIPAKKVKELSPEHFENINMRIARNYLMYAEWYK; encoded by the coding sequence ATGCCGATCATTAAAACGATACGAGGAATTACTCCACAATTCGGTAAAAACTGTTTCCTTGCGGACAATGCTACAGTAACCGGGGATGTAGTTATGGGCAATGATTGCTCGGTATGGTTTAATGCAGTATTACGGGGCGATGTCCATTATATCCGGATTGGAAACCAGGTAAATATTCAGGATGGAGCTATAATTCACTGTACTTACCAAAAGGCTTTCACTGAAATTGGAAATTACGTTTCTATTGGCCACGCTGCTATCGTTCATGGCTGCATCATCGAAGATAATGTGGTTATTGGAATGGGAGCCATTGTAATGGACCATGCGGTGATAGAAAAAAATTCATTGATTGCTGCAGGCTCTGTTGTCCTTGAAAATTCACGTGTTGAATCAGGCAGCATTTATGCAGGTATTCCCGCAAAAAAAGTAAAAGAGCTTTCTCCGGAGCATTTCGAAAATATAAATATGCGAATTGCCCGTAATTATTTAATGTATGCGGAATGGTATAAGTGA